A region from the Pontixanthobacter aestiaquae genome encodes:
- a CDS encoding serine hydrolase domain-containing protein yields MSTETALAKAIETAGLPGASAMVVDKDGIRFSGAWGMRDAVAGKPMALDTICQIASMTKAIVSLAAMQLVEQGKLTLDDPVGGILPDLADPLVLTGFAEGGTPQLRPAKGVITLRQLLTHTAGFGYHFVQSEILEYFRNVGMPAPGSKANFQMPLLFDPGEKWEYGVATDWVGMAIEAVTGMRLGDYLQTNIFAPLGMMDTAFRAVLPDDAAKVHMRVPGGEFAIVPVSLGAGEVQSGGGGLSSTAPDYARFLRMVLRGGELDGQRIISERAITDMSRNQIGDKRAGYMASSMPELAPPYDTFPDQHTGWGLGFLINPEPVEGRRSTGSLAWAGIFNSYYWIDPTAGIAGVFITQLSPFGDPGALEAFATLERMAYASLDARSDREAAPT; encoded by the coding sequence ATGAGCACAGAGACAGCACTCGCCAAGGCGATCGAAACAGCCGGACTGCCCGGTGCCTCCGCCATGGTAGTCGACAAGGATGGCATCCGCTTCAGCGGTGCATGGGGCATGCGTGATGCGGTCGCAGGTAAGCCGATGGCGCTCGATACGATTTGCCAGATAGCCTCGATGACCAAGGCCATCGTTTCGCTCGCCGCCATGCAATTGGTCGAGCAAGGCAAATTGACCTTGGATGATCCGGTTGGCGGGATTTTGCCCGATCTCGCCGACCCCCTAGTGCTGACCGGCTTTGCTGAGGGCGGCACGCCGCAATTACGACCCGCCAAAGGCGTGATCACTTTGCGCCAGTTGCTGACTCACACCGCGGGCTTCGGGTATCACTTCGTGCAAAGTGAAATTTTGGAATATTTCCGGAATGTTGGAATGCCTGCGCCGGGCTCCAAAGCGAATTTCCAGATGCCGCTGCTGTTCGATCCAGGGGAGAAATGGGAATATGGTGTCGCGACCGATTGGGTCGGGATGGCTATTGAAGCGGTAACGGGAATGCGGCTCGGTGATTATCTGCAGACCAATATCTTTGCCCCGCTGGGCATGATGGACACCGCTTTTCGCGCGGTGCTACCCGACGATGCCGCGAAAGTGCATATGCGGGTTCCCGGCGGAGAATTTGCAATCGTACCCGTCAGTCTCGGCGCTGGAGAAGTGCAAAGCGGTGGCGGCGGATTATCCTCCACCGCACCCGATTATGCGCGCTTCCTGCGGATGGTGCTGCGCGGCGGGGAATTGGACGGGCAACGCATTATTTCTGAGCGGGCAATTACGGACATGTCGCGCAATCAAATTGGCGATAAGCGCGCCGGATATATGGCCTCATCCATGCCGGAATTGGCCCCGCCTTATGACACGTTCCCTGATCAACATACCGGCTGGGGGCTTGGCTTTTTAATCAATCCGGAACCGGTCGAAGGCCGCCGCTCCACAGGAAGCCTGGCATGGGCCGGAATCTTTAATTCCTACTATTGGATCGACCCAACCGCCGGTATCGCAGGCGTGTTCATCACGCAGCTGTCACCCTTTGGTGATCCCGGCGCGTTGGAAGCCTTCGCTACGCTGGAACGGATGGCTTACGCCTCGCTCGATGCAAGATCGGATAGGGAAGCGGCACCAACCTAG
- the rpoC gene encoding DNA-directed RNA polymerase subunit beta' — MNDLTKFTNQLAKPETFDQIQIGLASPERIRSWSFGEIKKPETINYRTFKPERDGLFCARIFGPVKDYECLCGKYKRMKYKGVVCEKCGVEVTVTKVRRERMGHIELAAPVAHIWFLKSLPSRIGLLLDMQLKQLERVLYFESYIVTEPGLTPMEKFQLLTEDELVEAQDEYGEDAFSAGIGAEAVKFMLMDLDLEQERDDLMEELRTTKSKLKPAKIIKRLKVVESFIGSGNRPEWMILEVVPVIPPELRPLVPLDGGRFATSDLNDLYRRVINRNNRLKRLIELRAPDIIVRNEKRMLQEAVDALFDNGRRGRVITGANKRPLKSLSDMLKGKQGRFRQNLLGKRVDYSGRSVIVTGPELKLHQCGLPKKMALELFKPFIYARLDAKGLSMTLKQAKKWVEKERKEVWDILDEVIREHPVMLNRAPTLHRLGIQAFEPVLIEGKAIQLHPLVCSAFNADFDGDQMAVHVPLSLEAQLEARVLMMSTNNILSPANGKPIIVPSQDMVLGIYYLSMDRQEKTPEYVEENGEKIEKLPRFTDMAEVHQALEVGAVTYHSKVITRVPQADEDGKIVLKRFITTPGRLLIGECLPKNHKVPFDIINRLLTKKEIGDVIDQVYRHTGQKDTVLFADAIMSLGFKHAFKAGISFGKDDMIIPDSKDGMIEEAKALVADYEQQYQDGLITQQEKYNKVIDAWSRCGDTVADAMMDEIKAQPIDKDGRQADINAIYMMAHSGARGSPAQMKQLAGMRGLMAKPSGEIIETPIISNFKEGLTVLEYFNSTHGARKGLADTALKTANSGYLTRRLVDVSQDCVIVQEDCKTSNALEMRAIVQGGSVIASLGERILGRTTAEDLINAKTEEVIVKAGTLVDEAMVKEIEAAEVQSAKIRSPLVCEAEQGVCGKCYGRDLARGTPVNIGEAVGVIAAQSIGEPGTQLTMRTFHIGGAAQVNETSHLEAISDGKVEYRDMPTITDKQGRLLSLARSGEIVVIDAEGREREMHKVPYGTVLLNKSGAKIKEGDRLAEWDPFTLPIITETSGKVTFQDLIDGTTMEERVDDATGIAQRVVTENRATGRKKKEDLRPRLTLLGEGETIGEDGETDAQRYMLAPGTSLSVDDGQEVQAGDILARASREASKTRDITGGLPRVAELFEARIPKDNAIIAKISGKIEFVREYKAKRKIAIVPEEGDRVEYLIAKTKVLDVQEGDFVKKGDTLISGSPNPHDILDVLGVEPLAEYLVDEIQEVYRLQGVKINDKHIETIVRQMLQKVEITNGGDTTLLAGEQVDRAEMDEINAKLTKKQEKAEGKPILLGITKASLQTRSFISAASFQETTRVLTQAAVEGKKDTLIGLKENVIVGRLIPAGTGAGMNRMRVTASSRDAALRAQWKKQQDALAAAEAAGEATEEPETDAPVDAPMDEAAMAAAMGGSGGGETAPAADTPETPEAE, encoded by the coding sequence ATGAATGACCTAACCAAATTCACCAACCAGCTGGCTAAGCCGGAAACCTTCGACCAGATCCAGATCGGTCTGGCATCACCAGAGCGTATTCGCAGCTGGTCTTTCGGCGAAATCAAGAAGCCGGAAACGATCAACTACCGGACGTTCAAGCCAGAGCGTGACGGCCTATTCTGCGCGCGCATCTTCGGCCCTGTGAAGGATTACGAATGCCTGTGCGGCAAGTATAAGCGGATGAAGTATAAAGGCGTCGTGTGCGAGAAATGCGGCGTTGAAGTGACCGTGACCAAAGTCCGCCGCGAGCGGATGGGCCACATTGAACTGGCTGCTCCGGTCGCGCATATCTGGTTCCTCAAATCGCTGCCTTCGCGCATCGGTTTGCTGCTCGATATGCAGCTCAAGCAGCTTGAGCGTGTGCTGTATTTCGAAAGCTACATCGTCACCGAGCCGGGTCTTACTCCGATGGAGAAGTTCCAGCTGTTGACCGAAGACGAGCTGGTCGAAGCGCAGGACGAGTATGGCGAAGACGCTTTCTCCGCCGGTATCGGCGCGGAAGCGGTCAAGTTCATGCTGATGGATCTCGATCTCGAACAGGAACGCGACGATCTGATGGAAGAGCTGCGGACCACCAAGTCCAAGCTCAAGCCAGCCAAGATCATCAAGCGTCTGAAAGTCGTCGAAAGCTTTATCGGTTCGGGCAACCGCCCAGAGTGGATGATTCTCGAAGTCGTGCCGGTTATTCCGCCCGAGTTGCGCCCGCTGGTGCCGCTGGATGGTGGCCGTTTCGCGACCTCCGATCTCAACGATCTCTATCGCCGCGTCATCAACCGTAACAACCGCCTGAAGCGTCTGATCGAACTGCGCGCGCCCGACATCATCGTCCGGAACGAGAAGCGCATGCTTCAGGAAGCCGTCGATGCACTATTCGACAATGGCCGCCGCGGCCGTGTCATTACTGGCGCCAACAAGCGTCCGCTGAAATCCTTGAGCGACATGCTCAAAGGTAAGCAGGGCCGTTTCCGTCAGAACCTCCTCGGTAAGCGTGTCGATTATTCGGGCCGTTCGGTCATTGTGACGGGTCCGGAATTGAAATTGCACCAGTGCGGTCTCCCAAAGAAGATGGCGCTCGAGCTGTTCAAGCCGTTCATCTATGCCCGTCTGGATGCGAAGGGTCTCTCGATGACTCTGAAGCAAGCCAAGAAATGGGTCGAGAAAGAGCGCAAGGAAGTGTGGGATATCCTCGATGAGGTTATCCGTGAGCACCCTGTCATGCTCAACCGCGCGCCAACGCTTCACCGTCTTGGCATTCAGGCATTCGAGCCCGTTCTGATCGAAGGTAAAGCAATCCAGCTTCACCCGCTGGTCTGCAGCGCGTTCAACGCCGATTTCGATGGTGACCAAATGGCCGTCCACGTGCCGCTTTCGCTGGAAGCCCAGCTCGAAGCACGCGTGCTGATGATGTCGACCAACAATATCCTCTCGCCAGCCAATGGTAAGCCGATCATCGTTCCTTCGCAGGATATGGTGCTGGGTATCTATTATCTTTCGATGGACCGTCAGGAGAAAACTCCTGAATATGTCGAAGAAAATGGCGAGAAGATCGAGAAACTACCGCGCTTCACCGATATGGCCGAAGTGCACCAGGCTCTCGAAGTCGGCGCGGTTACGTACCACTCCAAAGTCATCACCCGCGTCCCGCAAGCTGACGAAGACGGCAAGATCGTCCTCAAACGCTTCATCACGACGCCGGGCCGTTTGCTGATCGGTGAATGTCTGCCGAAGAACCACAAGGTTCCCTTCGACATCATCAACCGCCTTCTGACGAAGAAGGAAATCGGTGACGTGATCGACCAAGTCTACCGTCACACCGGCCAGAAAGACACGGTGCTGTTCGCCGATGCGATCATGTCGCTTGGCTTCAAGCACGCGTTCAAGGCCGGTATTTCCTTCGGTAAGGACGACATGATTATCCCTGATTCTAAGGATGGCATGATCGAAGAAGCCAAGGCATTGGTTGCTGACTATGAGCAGCAGTACCAGGACGGTCTGATCACACAGCAAGAGAAATATAATAAAGTCATCGACGCTTGGTCGCGTTGCGGTGACACTGTTGCTGATGCGATGATGGACGAGATTAAGGCTCAGCCGATCGACAAGGATGGCCGCCAGGCAGACATCAACGCGATTTACATGATGGCTCACTCGGGTGCGCGTGGTTCGCCAGCGCAGATGAAGCAGCTTGCCGGTATGCGCGGTCTGATGGCCAAGCCTTCGGGCGAGATTATCGAAACACCGATTATCTCGAACTTTAAAGAAGGTCTGACCGTTCTCGAATACTTCAACTCCACCCACGGTGCCCGTAAGGGTCTCGCGGATACGGCGCTGAAGACCGCGAACTCGGGGTATCTCACACGCCGTCTGGTCGATGTGTCGCAGGATTGCGTCATCGTTCAGGAAGATTGTAAAACGTCGAATGCGCTGGAAATGCGCGCCATCGTCCAGGGCGGTAGCGTTATCGCCTCGCTCGGTGAGCGTATTCTGGGCCGGACCACAGCAGAAGACCTGATCAACGCGAAGACCGAAGAAGTCATCGTGAAGGCGGGCACTCTGGTCGATGAAGCCATGGTCAAGGAAATCGAAGCGGCTGAAGTCCAGTCTGCCAAGATCCGCTCGCCACTGGTGTGCGAAGCCGAACAAGGCGTGTGCGGCAAGTGTTACGGGCGTGACCTTGCCCGCGGTACTCCTGTCAATATCGGTGAGGCTGTGGGCGTTATCGCGGCACAGTCGATCGGTGAGCCAGGTACGCAGCTGACGATGCGGACATTCCACATCGGCGGTGCGGCGCAGGTTAACGAAACATCGCACCTCGAAGCGATTTCCGACGGTAAAGTCGAATATCGCGACATGCCGACCATTACCGACAAGCAGGGCCGTTTGCTCTCGCTTGCCCGTTCTGGTGAAATCGTGGTGATCGATGCCGAAGGCCGCGAGCGCGAGATGCACAAGGTTCCTTACGGTACCGTCCTGCTCAATAAGAGCGGCGCGAAGATCAAGGAAGGTGACCGCCTGGCGGAATGGGATCCGTTCACTCTGCCGATCATCACCGAAACTTCGGGTAAGGTGACGTTCCAAGATCTGATCGATGGTACGACCATGGAAGAGCGCGTCGATGATGCAACGGGTATCGCCCAGCGTGTTGTTACCGAAAACCGTGCAACCGGCCGGAAGAAGAAAGAAGATCTTCGTCCGCGTCTGACACTGCTCGGCGAAGGCGAAACCATCGGCGAAGACGGCGAAACCGATGCGCAGCGTTATATGCTGGCACCGGGTACCTCGCTGTCGGTTGACGATGGTCAGGAAGTGCAGGCCGGTGATATTCTTGCCCGTGCATCGCGCGAAGCTTCGAAAACCCGCGACATTACGGGTGGTTTGCCACGCGTTGCCGAGCTGTTCGAAGCCCGCATTCCGAAAGACAATGCGATCATCGCCAAGATTTCGGGTAAGATCGAATTCGTCCGCGAATATAAAGCCAAGCGCAAGATTGCGATTGTTCCGGAAGAGGGTGATCGCGTCGAGTATCTGATTGCGAAGACGAAAGTCCTCGACGTTCAGGAAGGCGACTTCGTGAAGAAGGGTGATACGCTGATTTCGGGCAGCCCGAACCCGCATGACATTCTTGATGTTCTGGGTGTCGAGCCACTGGCCGAATATCTCGTTGACGAGATTCAGGAAGTGTACCGACTGCAAGGCGTGAAAATCAACGATAAGCACATCGAAACGATCGTTCGCCAGATGCTGCAGAAAGTTGAAATCACCAATGGCGGCGACACCACGCTGCTCGCTGGTGAGCAAGTCGACCGTGCAGAAATGGACGAGATCAATGCGAAGCTGACCAAGAAGCAGGAAAAAGCTGAAGGTAAGCCGATCCTGCTCGGGATCACCAAGGCTTCGCTGCAGACCCGTTCGTTCATCTCGGCTGCTTCGTTCCAGGAAACCACCCGCGTGCTGACGCAGGCGGCGGTTGAAGGGAAGAAGGACACGCTGATCGGTCTGAAGGAAAACGTGATCGTTGGCCGTCTGATCCCTGCCGGTACCGGCGCGGGTATGAACCGGATGCGTGTTACTGCCTCCAGCCGCGATGCGGCGCTCCGTGCGCAGTGGAAGAAGCAGCAAGACGCTCTTGCCGCTGCCGAAGCTGCCGGTGAAGCGACCGAAGAGCCGGAAACGGATGCTCCAGTCGATGCACCCATGGACGAAGCCGCAATGGCTGCAGCCATGGGCGGTTCTGGCGGCGGTGAAACAGCACCCGCGGCTGATACGCCGGAGACGCCTGAAGCCGAATAA
- the rpoB gene encoding DNA-directed RNA polymerase subunit beta, translated as MATKAKPIRKSGANTGTAKKRIRKIFGDIHEVTKMPNLIEVQRESYEQFLRSDPSIDYVSGLEKTLRSVFPIRDFAGTAELDFVNYELEPPKYDTTECRQRGITYAAPMKVTLRLIVFEVDQETETRSVLDIKEQDVYMGDMPLMTGNGTFIINGTERVIVSQMHRSPGVLFDHDRGKTHSSGKLLFAARVIPYRGSWLDFEFDAKDIVNVRIDRKRKLPVTSLLFALGLDHEGILDHFYDTVTWERVSGKKGDGWKMPFDPEAWRNAKPAFALVDAKTGEEIFPANQKISPRAANKAAKDGLKDLLIPTEEVFARYAARDLIDEKTGRIYIEAGDEVSAENLEVLDAAGIDRLELLDIDEINTGPWIRNTLAVDKAENRDEGLEAIYKVMRPGEPPTKETAEALFEGLFFDGDRYDLSAVGRVKLNMRLELDAEDTVTTLRKEDILAVVKEMVDLKDGKGEVDDIDNLGNRRVRSVGELLENQYRVGLLRMERAVKERMSSVDVSTVMPNDLINAKPAVAAVREFFGSSQLSQFMDQTNPLSEVTHKRRVSALGPGGLTRERAGFEVRDVHPTHYGRICPIETPEGPNIGLINSLASFSRVNKYGFIETPYRAVKDGKVTGEVNYLSAMEEQKHAVAQASAALNDDGTFVEDLVSARQAGEFVMLPNDQITLMDVSPKQLVSVAASLIPFLENDDANRALMGSNMQRQAVPLVKAEAPFVGTGMEETVARDSGAAISATRGGIVDQVDATRIVIRAIGDVEPGQSGVDIYTLQKFQRSNQNTCINQRPLVKVGETIEQGDIIADGPSTDLGELALGKNSLVAFMPWNGYNYEDSILISERIVKDDVFTSIHIEEFEVMARDTKLGPEDITRDIPNVGEEALRNLDEAGIVYIGAEVHPGDILAGKITPKGESPMTPEEKLLRAIFGEKASDVRDTSLRLPPGVAGTVVEVRVFNRHGIEVDDRTRAIQQEEIERLRKDSADERSILNRATYNRLRDMLTGQTASAAPKGIKKGSKIDEAVLDGVEKHEWFKFAVADDTRQQQLEAIKSQYDASIKGIEDKFEDRKEKLERGDELMPGVLKMVKVFVAVKRKLQPGDKMAGRHGNKGVISRILPQEDMPFLEDGSPVDIVLNPLGVPSRMNVGQIFETHLGMAARGLGHQVTEALEEWKRANPNAAEDYAKAQPPEAVIDRLKNAYGDDYHGEIDARSTAEIVELAGNLTNGVPMGTPVFDGAVEGDVTTMLERANLPGSGQVTLYDGRTGDAFDRKVTVGYIYMLKLHHLVDDKIHARSIGPYSLVTQQPLGGKAQFGGQRFGEMEVWALQAYGAAYTLQEMLTVKSDDVIGRTKVYEAIVKGDDTFEAGIPESFNVLVKEMRSLGLNVELSSLTDGDEDDNGMQIAAE; from the coding sequence ATGGCGACCAAGGCAAAACCCATCCGCAAGTCGGGTGCAAACACCGGTACTGCGAAAAAGCGTATCCGTAAGATCTTCGGTGACATTCACGAAGTCACCAAGATGCCGAACCTGATCGAGGTTCAGCGCGAGAGCTACGAACAGTTCCTCCGCTCTGACCCATCAATCGATTATGTTTCGGGCCTCGAAAAGACGCTGCGCAGCGTATTCCCGATTCGCGATTTCGCCGGCACTGCCGAGCTGGATTTCGTGAATTACGAACTTGAGCCGCCAAAATACGACACCACCGAATGCCGCCAGCGCGGCATCACATACGCCGCGCCGATGAAAGTGACGCTGCGTCTGATCGTGTTTGAAGTCGATCAGGAAACCGAAACCCGCTCCGTGCTCGATATTAAAGAGCAGGACGTTTATATGGGCGACATGCCGCTGATGACCGGGAACGGTACGTTCATCATCAATGGCACAGAGCGCGTTATTGTCTCTCAGATGCACCGTTCGCCGGGTGTATTGTTTGACCATGACCGCGGCAAAACCCACTCTTCGGGCAAGCTGCTGTTCGCTGCGCGCGTTATTCCTTACCGCGGTTCGTGGCTCGATTTCGAATTCGACGCCAAAGACATCGTCAATGTCCGGATCGACCGTAAGCGTAAGCTGCCGGTCACCAGCCTGCTATTCGCGCTAGGCCTCGATCACGAAGGCATTCTCGACCACTTCTACGACACTGTCACGTGGGAGCGCGTATCGGGCAAAAAGGGAGACGGCTGGAAAATGCCGTTCGACCCTGAAGCATGGCGCAATGCCAAGCCTGCCTTCGCACTGGTCGATGCCAAAACCGGCGAAGAAATCTTCCCTGCCAACCAGAAAATCAGCCCGCGTGCTGCCAATAAAGCCGCCAAGGACGGCCTCAAGGATCTGCTGATCCCGACCGAGGAAGTCTTTGCCCGCTACGCCGCGCGCGACCTGATCGACGAGAAAACCGGCCGCATCTACATCGAAGCCGGTGACGAAGTTTCTGCCGAAAATCTTGAAGTGCTCGACGCCGCTGGCATCGACCGCCTTGAGCTGCTCGACATCGATGAAATCAACACCGGTCCGTGGATCCGCAACACTCTGGCAGTCGACAAGGCTGAAAATCGCGACGAAGGGCTCGAAGCGATTTACAAAGTCATGCGCCCGGGTGAGCCGCCAACCAAGGAGACAGCGGAAGCGCTGTTCGAAGGCCTGTTCTTCGACGGCGACCGTTATGACCTGTCGGCTGTTGGCCGCGTGAAACTTAACATGCGTCTCGAACTGGACGCTGAAGACACTGTGACGACGCTGCGCAAGGAAGACATCCTCGCGGTTGTGAAGGAAATGGTCGATCTGAAAGACGGCAAGGGCGAGGTCGATGATATCGATAACCTCGGTAACCGCCGTGTTCGTTCGGTTGGTGAGCTGCTGGAGAACCAGTACCGCGTCGGTCTGCTTCGTATGGAGCGTGCCGTTAAAGAACGCATGAGCTCGGTCGATGTGTCGACTGTGATGCCGAACGATCTGATCAACGCGAAACCAGCTGTCGCTGCTGTTCGTGAATTCTTCGGTTCGTCACAGCTGTCGCAGTTTATGGACCAAACGAACCCGCTTTCCGAAGTGACGCATAAGCGCCGAGTTTCGGCTCTCGGCCCCGGCGGTCTGACGCGTGAGCGCGCCGGCTTTGAAGTCCGCGACGTTCACCCGACCCATTATGGCCGTATCTGCCCGATTGAAACGCCGGAAGGCCCGAACATTGGTCTGATTAACAGCCTCGCATCGTTCAGCCGCGTCAACAAATATGGCTTCATCGAAACACCATACCGCGCTGTTAAAGACGGCAAGGTAACCGGCGAAGTGAATTATCTGTCGGCGATGGAAGAGCAAAAGCATGCGGTAGCGCAGGCATCCGCTGCGCTGAATGACGACGGTACGTTCGTCGAAGACCTCGTTTCGGCCCGTCAGGCTGGCGAGTTCGTGATGCTGCCTAACGATCAAATCACGCTGATGGACGTCTCGCCCAAACAGCTGGTTTCGGTTGCTGCCTCGCTCATTCCGTTCCTGGAAAACGATGACGCAAACCGCGCATTGATGGGATCGAACATGCAGCGACAAGCTGTGCCTTTGGTGAAAGCCGAAGCACCGTTTGTCGGTACCGGGATGGAAGAAACCGTGGCCCGCGATTCCGGCGCTGCGATTTCGGCAACTCGCGGCGGTATCGTCGACCAAGTCGACGCGACCCGTATCGTGATCCGTGCCATCGGTGATGTCGAACCCGGCCAGTCGGGCGTCGATATTTACACGCTGCAGAAATTCCAGCGCTCCAACCAGAACACCTGCATCAACCAGCGTCCGCTGGTGAAAGTGGGTGAGACGATCGAGCAAGGCGATATTATCGCTGACGGTCCGTCGACCGATCTGGGCGAACTGGCGCTGGGCAAGAACAGCCTCGTCGCCTTTATGCCTTGGAATGGCTACAATTACGAAGATTCCATTCTGATCTCCGAGCGTATCGTGAAGGATGACGTCTTCACCTCGATCCATATCGAGGAATTCGAAGTCATGGCCCGCGATACAAAACTTGGCCCTGAAGATATCACACGCGACATCCCGAATGTCGGCGAGGAAGCTCTGCGCAATCTCGACGAAGCGGGCATCGTCTATATCGGTGCAGAAGTGCATCCGGGCGATATCCTGGCGGGTAAGATCACACCGAAGGGCGAAAGCCCGATGACGCCGGAAGAAAAACTCCTCCGCGCCATCTTCGGTGAGAAAGCCTCCGACGTTCGCGATACCTCGCTCCGTCTGCCACCCGGTGTTGCCGGTACGGTCGTAGAAGTGCGTGTGTTCAACCGTCACGGCATCGAAGTCGATGACCGTACGCGGGCGATCCAGCAGGAAGAGATCGAGCGTCTGCGCAAGGATAGCGCCGACGAACGCAGCATTCTCAACCGGGCGACCTATAACCGTCTGCGGGACATGTTGACCGGTCAAACCGCGTCTGCCGCGCCGAAAGGTATCAAGAAAGGCAGCAAGATCGACGAAGCCGTTCTGGATGGGGTCGAGAAGCACGAATGGTTCAAATTCGCAGTTGCCGATGACACGCGCCAGCAGCAGCTCGAAGCGATCAAGAGCCAGTATGATGCTTCCATCAAGGGCATCGAAGACAAGTTCGAAGATCGTAAGGAAAAGCTCGAGCGCGGCGACGAATTGATGCCGGGCGTTCTGAAGATGGTCAAAGTCTTCGTTGCGGTGAAACGCAAGCTGCAGCCGGGCGACAAGATGGCCGGCCGTCACGGGAACAAGGGTGTTATCTCGCGGATTCTTCCGCAAGAAGACATGCCATTCCTCGAAGACGGTTCGCCGGTCGATATCGTTCTGAACCCGCTGGGTGTGCCTTCGCGGATGAATGTCGGGCAGATTTTCGAAACCCACCTCGGCATGGCCGCACGTGGTCTTGGACATCAGGTCACTGAAGCTCTGGAAGAGTGGAAGCGCGCCAACCCGAATGCGGCGGAAGATTATGCCAAGGCACAACCGCCGGAAGCAGTCATCGACCGTCTAAAGAATGCTTATGGCGATGATTACCACGGCGAGATCGATGCCCGTTCTACCGCAGAGATCGTCGAGCTGGCGGGCAATCTGACCAATGGCGTTCCGATGGGTACGCCAGTGTTCGATGGCGCGGTTGAAGGCGATGTGACCACGATGCTGGAGCGGGCTAATCTGCCCGGTTCGGGTCAGGTGACATTGTATGATGGCCGCACCGGCGACGCGTTCGACCGTAAGGTGACTGTGGGCTATATCTACATGCTCAAACTGCATCACTTGGTCGATGACAAGATCCACGCCCGTTCGATTGGCCCCTACAGCCTCGTCACTCAGCAGCCGCTGGGTGGTAAGGCGCAGTTCGGCGGTCAGCGCTTCGGTGAGATGGAGGTCTGGGCACTCCAGGCCTACGGCGCAGCGTATACACTGCAGGAAATGCTCACCGTGAAATCGGATGACGTGATCGGACGGACCAAGGTCTACGAAGCAATCGTCAAAGGTGACGACACCTTCGAAGCGGGCATTCCGGAGAGCTTTAACGTTCTCGTCAAGGAAATGCGCAGCCTGGGTCTCAATGTCGAACTCTCCTCGCTCACTGATGGTGACGAAGATGACAACGGCATGCAGATCGCAGCGGAGTAA
- a CDS encoding 50S ribosomal protein L11 methyltransferase, giving the protein MMQSGKSIFDDPAVFLGMAMSLKESGSADQAVKMAKAALAERPDDAELNAVARTILSDGVHTYHQVMLADIPRNVAYREAIDRFSEGKTILDIGTGTGLLAMMAVRAGAKHVYACDRNATKADLARDIIAANGMSDKITVINKMSLDLDRDADLGGGVDMVISELFSANVVGETLMQALAHAAEELTNPGATFLPERCAIMGALAECKARPDVTDVEGFDLSLLNERLKKDTMVSVPRGDKFQRGPGVSLYDCVFEPDKPAPDSDKKFTTLTSDGGTVNGVMQWLRIEFADDIIYENMPGGDPLCHWGIRFEPFAKPLETKKGERIKVGCMHANGELVIWGNS; this is encoded by the coding sequence ATGATGCAATCAGGTAAGTCTATATTCGACGATCCGGCGGTGTTTCTCGGCATGGCTATGTCCCTAAAAGAAAGTGGATCAGCAGATCAGGCGGTCAAAATGGCGAAGGCCGCTCTGGCGGAGCGACCGGATGACGCTGAATTGAACGCTGTCGCCCGCACTATTCTGTCGGACGGGGTCCACACCTATCATCAGGTGATGCTGGCCGATATTCCGCGCAATGTTGCTTATCGCGAAGCGATCGACCGCTTCTCCGAAGGCAAGACTATCCTCGATATCGGAACCGGAACCGGTCTGCTCGCGATGATGGCGGTCCGCGCAGGCGCGAAGCATGTCTATGCGTGCGATCGCAATGCGACCAAAGCCGACCTCGCGCGCGACATTATCGCGGCCAACGGCATGTCGGACAAGATTACGGTCATAAACAAGATGTCGCTCGATCTGGACCGCGACGCGGATCTGGGTGGCGGTGTCGATATGGTAATCTCGGAATTGTTCTCCGCCAATGTTGTCGGCGAGACGCTGATGCAGGCGCTCGCCCATGCAGCAGAAGAGCTGACCAATCCCGGCGCGACGTTCCTCCCCGAACGCTGCGCAATCATGGGCGCGCTTGCCGAATGCAAGGCACGCCCCGATGTGACCGATGTCGAAGGTTTCGACCTGTCGCTGCTCAATGAACGCCTCAAGAAAGACACGATGGTCAGTGTCCCGCGGGGCGACAAGTTTCAGCGCGGCCCCGGCGTGTCACTCTATGATTGTGTATTCGAACCCGACAAACCCGCGCCCGATTCAGATAAGAAGTTCACTACGCTGACTTCCGATGGCGGAACGGTGAATGGCGTGATGCAATGGCTGCGGATCGAGTTTGCCGACGATATTATCTACGAAAACATGCCAGGCGGCGATCCGCTGTGCCATTGGGGCATCCGATTCGAACCCTTCGCCAAACCACTCGAAACCAAAAAGGGCGAGCGGATCAAAGTCGGCTGCATGCACGCCAATGGCGAGTTGGTAATATGGGGCAACAGTTGA